A region of Anaerolineae bacterium DNA encodes the following proteins:
- a CDS encoding 4Fe-4S binding protein, which produces MYRIDPMRCNGCEKCLEVCPAGAISMENNRANIDPAKCLGCGACADACPLDAIVSEQVPAYHETGKRREVPAVISMPNAHVIRRPTTEVLPTSTLRGRLLPLAGSALVWVTRNLLPAAIAAWRESRIGLTDTPATTSAGGATVRRYATSNAATRPRGLHRHRWGRGK; this is translated from the coding sequence ATGTATCGGATCGATCCGATGCGATGCAACGGTTGTGAGAAATGTTTGGAGGTCTGTCCCGCCGGGGCCATCTCAATGGAAAATAATCGGGCCAATATTGACCCGGCGAAATGCCTCGGATGCGGCGCGTGCGCGGATGCATGTCCGTTGGACGCCATTGTTTCCGAGCAAGTACCGGCGTACCATGAGACAGGGAAACGCCGTGAGGTGCCGGCAGTGATATCTATGCCCAATGCCCACGTTATCCGCCGGCCGACAACGGAGGTACTGCCCACAAGCACCCTGCGCGGCCGGCTACTGCCCCTGGCCGGCAGTGCATTAGTATGGGTGACGCGGAACCTCCTGCCCGCGGCTATTGCGGCCTGGAGGGAGTCCCGCATTGGGCTCACTGATACGCCTGCCACTACATCGGCTGGCGGTGCCACAGTCAGGCGGTATGCCACATCCAACGCCGCAACAAGACCGCGCGGCCTCCATAGACACCGCTGGGGACGCGGCAAGTAA
- a CDS encoding NifB/NifX family molybdenum-iron cluster-binding protein: MKIAIPASAPSLDAPMDSRFGRSAYFILVDTDTMQWEAHENPAVHASGGAGLQAVQFLSQFGTQAVISCDFGPNATTALSAAGILMYQCNSPLTVREAVSQLSAGQLHQVHNATNPGHHGK; this comes from the coding sequence ATGAAAATTGCCATCCCAGCTAGTGCTCCGAGCCTGGACGCGCCCATGGATTCAAGGTTTGGGCGAAGTGCGTATTTCATCCTAGTGGATACCGACACCATGCAGTGGGAGGCCCATGAAAATCCGGCGGTACACGCCAGCGGCGGCGCCGGCCTGCAAGCGGTTCAATTTCTCAGCCAGTTCGGCACGCAGGCCGTTATCAGCTGTGATTTTGGGCCCAATGCCACCACGGCACTATCTGCCGCCGGCATCCTGATGTACCAGTGCAATTCACCGCTGACCGTTCGGGAAGCTGTCTCGCAGCTCTCCGCCGGCCAACTCCATCAGGTACACAATGCAACCAACCCGGGACACCATGGGAAGTAA